Proteins from a genomic interval of Streptomyces fodineus:
- a CDS encoding DMT family transporter: MSTLALSVLLSFVSALAYAAGAIVQEQVAVSAPDSAYLPLRRPSWWGALALNGLGGLLHVAALAYGPLSLVQPLGALTIVFALPMAALFVGRPAGATAWRGAVMATVGLAGLLSLVGSSETHSLGAAQRVAVALVSGGAVVALMCAGRAAQRHPAVRSVLLATASGIAFGMSSVFTKTVAVDWTHGIDLDDLPSLAVLGVFAAGGVLLSQASYRGGGLAAPLATLTVVNPVLAAAVGILMFGETFRYGGTGTALAVSCGVVAAGGLVMLTTERVERAEAPSLPEGVPEPVSAAGPAADSVADCVADCVAAEGLLGMPQQRVASPVEAEGTERSGADGTLEAPALRELLLPGAGGRGERGDDGEPGADPVLPASYTALPTGVPVPLPVLDRRRSRVRS; this comes from the coding sequence ATGAGCACCCTCGCGTTGTCCGTGCTGCTGTCGTTCGTGTCCGCCCTCGCCTACGCGGCCGGCGCGATCGTGCAGGAGCAGGTGGCGGTGTCCGCCCCGGACAGCGCGTATCTGCCGCTGCGCCGGCCGAGTTGGTGGGGCGCGCTGGCCCTCAACGGTCTCGGCGGCCTGCTGCACGTGGCGGCGCTGGCGTACGGTCCGCTCAGCCTGGTCCAGCCGCTCGGCGCGCTGACCATCGTCTTCGCGCTGCCCATGGCGGCGCTGTTCGTCGGCCGCCCGGCCGGGGCGACCGCCTGGCGCGGCGCGGTCATGGCCACGGTGGGTCTCGCCGGTCTGCTGTCCCTGGTCGGCTCCTCCGAGACCCACTCCCTCGGCGCCGCCCAGCGGGTGGCGGTCGCGCTGGTCTCCGGCGGCGCGGTCGTGGCGCTGATGTGCGCGGGCCGGGCCGCGCAGCGCCATCCGGCGGTGCGCAGCGTGCTGCTCGCCACGGCCTCCGGCATAGCGTTCGGCATGTCGTCGGTGTTCACCAAGACCGTCGCCGTGGACTGGACGCACGGCATCGACCTGGACGACCTGCCCTCCCTCGCGGTGCTCGGCGTGTTCGCGGCCGGCGGTGTCCTGCTGTCCCAGGCCTCCTACCGGGGCGGCGGCCTCGCCGCCCCGCTGGCCACGCTGACCGTGGTCAATCCGGTGCTGGCGGCGGCCGTCGGCATCCTGATGTTCGGCGAGACGTTCCGCTACGGCGGCACGGGCACCGCCCTCGCCGTGAGCTGCGGCGTGGTGGCGGCGGGCGGGCTGGTCATGCTGACGACCGAGCGGGTCGAGCGCGCCGAGGCGCCCTCGCTGCCGGAGGGCGTCCCGGAACCGGTTTCCGCCGCCGGTCCCGCCGCCGATTCCGTCGCCGATTGCGTCGCCGATTGCGTCGCCGCGGAAGGGCTTCTCGGCATGCCGCAGCAGCGGGTCGCGAGTCCGGTCGAGGCCGAGGGGACCGAGCGCTCCGGGGCCGACGGCACGCTCGAGGCGCCTGCGCTGAGGGAGTTGCTGCTGCCCGGAGCGGGCGGCCGCGGTGAGCGCGGCGACGACGGCGAACCAGGGGCCGACCCCGTGCTCCCCGCGTCGTACACCGCGCTGCCCACGGGCGTCCCGGTGCCGCTGCCGGTCCTGGACCGGCGGCGTTCGCGTGTCAGATCCTGA